The window tattttagttaaaaaggtCCTATCCAATTTGATAATGAACTAAGATAATAATGTGGTTCGCTGGTTTTGACAATAACGCAATAAGGtgcgatttaaagatttttctaagaaagatttttctaagtacaatttttactatgctattgttattatactatttttatatgcatattactataattgattgattaatataacaaaaaaatctgaaaactgCTTAtagcaaacaattttttaaatatatagaaaaatttaactgCCCTTACACCCTTTGAATACTTTTAAGCCAGAACGAATAGATGGGACTTTTTAGGTAAATATATGAGGAAATACTGTCGTTTTCTTCATTCTATATAGGTACACTTGATTATTTTGTCTTTAAAATCAGTTTTACCTTCAagttgtcataaaatttttggGCATAATGGACGCTATTACaaataagataaataaaaatagaaaaaggaaACTTAATGCAGAGCAGTGGAAAGATCATAATAGAAAGACCCTAAAAAACGCCTGTAAAGAATATATAAGAAGAGATGGAAGAGTTGTACCTAAGAAGTGTCCTCCAAAAATGGTGAATATAGAAGTAACATTGtgtatttaaaaacttataaattatttttagatatgaAATTGTACCAGTGCatcaaaatattgcaaaaatttcaCTAATCAGGAATTAAGAGtcattttcaatgaattttattcaaaaaattaaaacatccAACAACAGTATCTTAATGATCTCATATGTATTAAGAAACCTCAAAGAAAAAGAACGAATAATATTATATCAAAACGTCAAACCACAATTCTTTACTATTTATATAAAGATGCCAACAAaattaaagtgtgcaaaaaattatttttggaggCATTCCagattaaagaaaaaagaataagagtaataataaataaaataaaaaacggcACCATACTTACTGATATGCAAGGTTCCCATAACAACaggccaaaaaaaattttaactcataTAATAAACAACATGATTAATCATATAAATAGTTTCGAGGCACAGGAATCGCATTATAGCCGGCATTAATCGGAAAAAATATCTACCTGCCGACTTATctgcaaaaaaatgtttgaaatgtaTAAAGAATTATACCCTATGGATAATATTACATATAGATCATATCTTCGAACATTTAACACAAAGTTTAAACTTGGCTTTGGCTTACCCAGGTCCGATACATGCAAAACGTGTGACGAATTATTCACAAAAAtgataaattcaaataatgAAGTAGAAATGAACGCTATTTCCAATGAATTAGGAAAACATCAGGAAACAGCTGAAGTTGCATATGCTACATTAAAAGCTGATGTTAATATGGCAACCGGAAGAAATACGTTAGTTGTTTTATGCGTCGACTTACAACAGGTAATACTTACACCAAATTTAACACACTCGGATGTGTACTACCAACGCCAATATTCAAACTATAACTTTTGTATACACAATATGGGGGAAAATATTGGTAATATGTTTTTATGGCACGAGCATATTGGGAAGAGAGGTTCAGCAGAAATTGCATcgtgtatattaaaatatataacatcTAATTTTAAACCCCTTGAAGCGggtgaaattaaaaaacttatattatgGTCAGACAGATGTGTTGAACAGAACAATAATTGGACTATATTAAGCGTCtgctattatttaataaaattaaactacttTACAGAagttaatcaaaaatttttaacatcagGGCATAGCTTTCTACCTTGTGATAGAGACTTTGCtcttattgaaaaaaagaagcgaatttcaaaactttatacTCCAGAAGATGTTATTAATATgataaaaacagcaaaaactgaaaatccctttaaaatttgtgaaatgaAGCtggaagattttaaaaattttatggaaatcaCTGagcttataaaaataaattctgaatgtaaaattacaaaagcaAGGTGGATTCAATTAACATTAGATGACCCGAATACCCTAAGATTAAGAAGTAGCCATGAACTATCTGAATCCTGGTCAAATTATTCAATAGCTAATGGTAAAGTAGATTCCGGCagaaataatataccaaatctGGATAACTTGCTACCCTCAAGGGAAAAAAACATTGATATTTgcgaaaacaagaaaaaagacCTTCTAACAATGGTGAAATATTTGCCAAACTatgcaaaacaattttatgaagACATATGCAAATAAATGTATAAGTTTTGTTCGTTTCTTATTACTTTACattagtttttagttatttattttaattattaattaattaaaaacgcttaaatttaaatacatttccttagaatttttggtattgtaggcgtttttaatataaatctaGTAGAGAAATATCTAATTTGGTGTTcctgtttaataaattaaaaatacatataagtatgtatgtataaaaatactaaaaaatattttttttggtttttgttttaattacttataaggATAATGAAGGATGTCCTTGAAACTTTAGCAAATAATGCTCTAGACAGTTATGTTGAGGCTgtccaagttttatataataaaataattaagaagtatataaaaataacatttatttatatatactttcaactaaaatatatggatatatgcccttattccattttagcaaaatttcaagtattaattttggcaagttgtgactcgaattttttactgagttttagcacagggatagatgtgagttatatttatgcatatatgtgaaaaagtaggaaaaaatgccaattttaaagttttatgatgtttttatcgtctcctgtaaaatttcccaaatggtttatacgcccttattcggctccatgcttcaagtctgaagttagtatgatagtacatattctgagtggacacactcagcatatttattcaaaattggaCGTTCGGATTCaaacgtatgtagagcatgtggagaggacagtgaaactctgaagcactttctttgtcactgccaggcattcgtcgaagttagatcaaagtatcttggaagtgatgttattccggaaataacattcctgaataacactgattggaagattcttaggaattacgttcaaggaactgagtttctgaacactgaaaaataattcattcatttcctttttttcatgataaagagtgcacaacaggcccgattgtggcctaggtgaatttcttcggatttgatgttgtACACATcctctctgaaatattttttgatactgaaacaaaatctcttttttcatCCCTGcctagagtcctcaaattttgtcggaaccactttagtgtcaatgtgattattaaaggaaaaaagggccgtggcacctcccatataaattgaatacaaaaatgcgcctatctgggaaactatttgAGTTATAATTTTCACGATGAACTTTAAcatctatgtaaacattttgggtaataaattggcggactacacctttcatatgaataaaatgtgcaaaagtTGCGTCGGATGGTTTTGCGTTCgtcagtttaactgccttgagctcccttccctttaaagctattacattcgctctttcgttaccgactactcccgagtgggctggtacccatatgatgttataaagttataagccTCGAAAAGGGACAAAAATTGCGAATTCTTAAAACTAAGGAcataatatctcagattccagatgtgatggagaaaatatgaagtaatattcgAACTCAGCGAATAATCTTATAGAAGCGTCTAACATAGTCTCAAGGtttcaacaattttaacattttgtctaataatattgaagagaaacagctactaaagttaTAGAGTACTTTAGTAACTGTTTCCTACAACTTTGATGCATTTTCGAGAATAAgtgccaaaaaaaattaaaaagtattttaaattttacagaaacTTTCATCCCCATATTCTAATTCTCTTGTTTtttcaaaacgatttattgaaagtttccatacaaaaaaattattttaacagacagatttactaccggttaaacgttaatcggatattgagatattagccctgaaagtatcaaataagactcgggagtatcacggtactttttcacatcaaatagtatcaaaaaaagtaaatttatctgAGAAATAAATGTGCAAAAGttcatttatctgggaaactaataaagctagcttctttaaatttttcacgaaaaacttttatatccatctgaacattttggcgAAAAAAGCGGACTTCCATTAGGGGGAACGGAACcactataataataaaataaaatagaaaaaatcgtatgtctgtattatagaaaaaatgcatttggaaaagtgttttttaatttacattgctTTTAttgtagcaaagcacactgggtatatcTAGTTTAATAtgtgtaacaattttaaaataacttgttttaacataaatttaaattttaatatttttttttatatttggatatttatttttaataaatataataaataataatattgaagagaaacagctactaaagttaTAGAGTACTTTAGTAACTGTTTCCTACAACTTCGATGCATTTTCGAGAATAAgtgccaaaaaaaattaaaaagtattttaaattttacagaaacTTTCATCCCCATATTCTAATTCTCTTGTTTtttcaaaacgatttattgaaagtttccatacaaaaaaattattttaacagacagatttactaccggttaaacgttaatcggatattgagatattagccctgaaagtatcaaataagactcgggagtatcacggtactttttcacatcaaatagtatcaaaaaaagtaaatttatctgAGAAATAAATGTGCAAAAGttcatttatctgggaaactaataaagctagcttctttaaatttttcacgaaaaacttttatatccatctgaacattttggcgAAAAAAGCGGACTTCCATTAGGGGGAACGGAACcactataataataaaataaaatagaaaaaatcgtatgtctgtattatagaaaaaatgcatttggaaaagtgtttttaaatttacattgcTTTTAttgtagcaaagcacactgggtatatcTAGTTTAATAtgtgtaacaattttaaaataacttgttttaacataaatttaaattttaatatttgtttttatatttggatatttattttttaaaaactacaaatttatGAGTTTATGAATGATCTCACTTTCTGCGCTTGGTTGATTTAGAGTTACATGGTAACTTTTGCATATAATTTGGTTcagtatttaaagaattttgttcacttttacaaacaacaaatttagtCTCTCTAAAATGTTCAAGAAGTCGGCATGGTCTGTATAGTATTGATATTAATGTTAATGTGTTTATAGTTTTGTCATAACTAAACAGTGTAAATCAGAGTTGAAAGGTAAACATGACACAAAGTTGTGCAAAGTTCTATAActtcaaaattaattagaatttgttaatatatttaaaaaattataaatttttataaaatgaaaggaagaaaattttgttaggtTTTTTTCTAACTGGCAGCCACCGAACGTAATAAAAATAACAGgcgtaagaaaatattttcggcTTAGTCATTAAcagctgtttatgtttttaaacaaattaaaaaatatttaaattttttataaaaatggattgtaTAATACAATACGCCTTTTATGCacaaacggacttttatgtcaGTTTTTGACTTGCTTTTgccaatttttactaaaaatatttgtaatatttccccacagaaaattttcagagtactcggaattgtaaccaatcttgtgtgctttactttgtgttacttataatttgatttacttgtatataaaatctggatatgaagtttaaatttttaataaatttttttctgcattatattttaatatacgagtgattaacattgtatatgagaacagaaaactataatataaaaaatcaagtgtgctgtaatttaatcaacaaaaaattttttatttatcgaaaaatattttttggatcaacattttttcaatgtttagatgaattttaagcaaaattttaagacatgtattttaaatagaaagttGTTGTAGATATTTTTTGATATACTTGTGTTCCAGCTAGGAAGGTGCTgtagaaacaattttacttactaGGTATATCGGGAAGAATGTAGGAATAGCTACTTTTTCATACACaagtatattattaaaaaagtataatctacACACAATATCGCAAACCAAGTATATCAGTTAGTGTGTCATTTTCAAGCGGCCATACCCTGTGTAAAGTAAGCCAGAGTGTGTGTAAGTTTGTAAGCACTTTCGAATACAAAATAAGCAACACAATATCAATGTAGTAagctataaattttctgttgggTTGTAGCTGactcaaatttaaaatagcACACTAACTAATTAGGGTAGCTCGCAGCagtcatatttttttgtgttattattttatgatataATACTTTATGACGACAGTGTGAATCCCCTAATTACGTAGCCCGCAAAGTTTTCGAATCCCTCAtattcaatatcatttacatgACCAACGTTAttcaataaattgtaattttcttgATATTCTGTAacctatataataaaataaaaatatttaatcaattatttagtatttatatttgcctcaatttgtttttattcaaacatAGGTAATTCATTGAAGGATTTAAATACATCATGGCTCGTTCTATCTGAATCAAATGAACTAAATTCCAGCAGTTTTTCTTTAGCATTTTGTACATTTGTTTCAGTTGAGAGGATGTGTTCATAGCATCCtgtattaataaaacaattaatattgaaaacaaagaaaaattatgttcaCTAAAATCTCATAACAGTACAATACAATCCACTGTCCATATATTTACGGATATCTTACAAGATGATGTCACCCCCAGTCTCCTTGGGAGACTACAAAAATTCGAAATGTCCTAGGAACATTAAGtctctaattaaaaaaagagaacacTAAAGGTTAAACTTAATCAATGCCAAAGAAGACCTTACAttgacttaaaaaataataagaagtCTAAGCTgagaaattatctcaaaaacttAGACCCTATTAGGAAAACTGAATATAGTCTCTGGAAAGCTGTTAAACATATGCAATGCCCTATTGCATATGAGTCATCCATACGCCTCCAGAATGGTCAATGGGCAAAAACTACGTCAGAAAAACTTAAAGCATTCGTCATTCACTTGGAATGTGTTTACTGAAAATGACACAGACTTTTCTATTAGTgctaacattataaataatgtgGTTCCATGCTCAATAAAATTCTCTACCTCATGGAAAGTATTCGAAATTCTTATGATACCAAAACCGGGAAAAGATGTAATTCAAGTGACATCATACCATCCCATTTACTGCTTTCTATATtctcaaaactttttgaaaagttattgTATGAAAGTGAAGAATGAAAAAAGCACAATCGGAAGACCTTCGAGGTATTTAAAggttaacaaaatatttcttatttctttgGAAAAAACCAAAATGGATAAAAACGAgagaatttaatttgtttgaaatataaatttgttgtttagcaacattttttcataagatgaaataatatatattttgatgaaatttattttttttaatgtgtatgacttagtaaagtaaaattatgctaatcatattaattttattcccatataaacaaaattatttaacttttaatttgaattttttttatcatgaCTTAGCaatctttttttacaaaaaacttccCTACTTACGAcagcaaaaactatttttttaatgctaatCGATTTTATTCACCTtaataaataatgtataaaaagttttttaattatctttccCGGTCACTGTGTGATAGCTTCTTGAAGTCAAAATATTACAAAGTCAAATTCTGCATAATTTACATTATACGTTATGAAGGCGTTTTTTAGGTTTTGTGcatatgatatttttgttaataggaaagcaataagaaaactttaaaagaaattgctaaaatttaattgtttatgatcaaaaactatgtaatttatatatgcagacgttttattaaattagttttaataattatataaattatacactagaaatgtataaaaatatgaaatagccatataaattgtatgacatacccgggtatgttgGGTATTGATGTACGTAATTTTGCTCGGGTATAGACAAGACGGTTAAACTCGGAATATTCTATAAACTCAATTTTCgaaaaagtgtatttctagGCGAAATGGGGAAAAGGATACTATTTAGAATTTAGTCCACTACTTTATCAATCCAATTGTATTTTTCAActgatactttttgaatatagaaACAAGTAAGTAAACGTATACagtgtttaatgaaaaatattctacataggagacattttggtacttattaatttgtattttgattAAGTAGCAAAGCACCCAAGGTATTCTAGTACCTTAATAAAAGCGTTAAAATTTAATTCCgatatgaaattaataatttatacataaCGCTAgcgtatttttatgtaatttagtAAGTTGTGTCTGTGTATTTACCAAATGCAGTCACTTGGGAACTTTTCTGCGGCTTGTTTTCCTTAAATGATTCTGTTAAGagccaattttttgtttttagcccAAAATTATTGTTGGAGTTAATATTTTCCACCgatgttttatttatgtttacacaaaatattcgcatatctctttcttttttttcacttttccaCAATGCTGTTCGCTTTAAGTCATCTACTGGAATTTCTGCCGAAGATTTTGATTCATCACTACCCGATAAATCCGTAATATCTATGTCTATAGATTCATTGTCTTCATTTTTGTCACTGTCATCTGAGGTTGATTGGTATTTCATTAAGATCTTATTTGATAAATCGTTACTATCATTTATTTGACTTTGAGAAAACGCTTCAATTTTTGAACATTTGAATGATTCAATGACAAATTTTGATAATTCCTccatatttgttttgattttaacacGCGCCAATAACTTTACGTTATTTTGATGCTTTCGCCACGACGTTAAAAAACGAACtcgtgtttttataaatatacctAGAGGTTTTCTAAGgttatggaaaaaaattactATACTTTGCGCATGTATGTTTAAAGATTGTTTTAACTCTCATTTCAATCACgaaattttgcaaatacatacatacatacatacatacatacatacatacatacatacatacatacatagtattaGTACATCCTTTTTGGGTGTATATATAAGTAGTTATAACTATAACTGAATATAATTACATATTAACTTCTTTCAGTTATGTAAAACATTTAtcagttaaaaacaaaagtagtgCAGAAATTTCTatggatttctatgcaaatgcatgtttgtagtcagtatCTCAAAATAACTAtcaactagtttttttttcgaatcaaagaatttgctacaaaatggcatcgatttgttgttgcatacaATAAGAGAAAAACCTTCACTCCAGACATGAATTTCAACACTTGCTCAATgaaataattcattatttacGATATAACGTAGCCCTTCACTGCATTAATGGAGAATGTTTCATTAGTGTTATGCATGTTCATTTTTGACTTCACTAAGAAACTATTTcattgataaaattaaattttatatttgttcaatGAATATGTTCCATAAACGCCTTTCATTTAAATAGTGAAACTATttcattgaaattatattttaattttatgaatatatttcataaacgttatgaagaaattgaaaatgaaactatatcataattatatatatatatatatataatatatatattatatatataatattatatatatatatatatatatatatatatatatatatatatatatatatatatatatataatatatatattatatatatatattatatatatatatttatatatatatatatatatatatatattatatatatatcgcattgactaccttaaataaataacgaacaaaacttgttttttgtactctgtttaacgaactaataaaaatattattatttaaattcagATAAAATGACatatatcaaaaataacaaataacctaagttgtagctagcggtgcttttatacccaaaactgtaactcattctgtgttcttattaaattttagttcgatgtagctatgtccgtccgtccttcagataatgactttaacgctcaatactcgcttaacaatacgagtacgccgagtactaaccgatatctccaacaaattttatgggaatcggtccataattgaccttaccctccatatcaggcccccttaagaaaattacttcaacgctcattactcgcttaaaaatacgagtatagcgatgaacttcgagaaataactttaaagcccatgacagaattaaaaatacagcgattaaattcgacacaaatatggtttgaaggtgggtatataagattcggaattttgtgttttgtactatttttataaaaaaaagaataaatttttataaaatacatttaaaaaatattttatgtacctatttttaattattttcctaccaaaaacccacgttttactaagtactgcatataacgaacttttcaattttacgaacaggcctgacaacatatgggttcgttaaatcgaaaaactactatatatacattagggggcttttgtttttagaaattttattttgtattttacaaatacaattttgtattttaatttcagctaatgattaaacaaaaaaacaagccctatattataaataaaatataactaaaataaatatagcaaccttttaaatttacataaatgacaAATCTTACTCGAAagatattatttataaagttttttaaaaaattataaagtttttgaaaattttaataatattttccaaatataatttctattcgaaaaaagtttgaaaatatatgtattaacagaattatgaatatttcaaatttgaaaattcaaattaaaaatatatatccaaaaTAATTGCTATCATGAGTGAATTAGAATTTTCATCTGATGAATCCATCGGTGATAAAAATTATGTGGTTCCTAGGCAAAAGCTAACAAGAGAAGTTATACGAAACCAAATATAACAACTgatttacatatgtattatttaagaactattttcaaattaaacatttatttgaacaatcctaatatacacatgttttaatatttgtcaaataaattataatttatttttttgtaatttaaattttcaaatgtattatGTATTGGATATGAACGGAATGATAATGAAAACTTAcagaaaactttctttaaagcGTATAAATCCTTATACTGcagaaaatgcaataaaatacttaaatactatGATTAATCAGAGTTCCTCTAAGTTAAAGTTTTCAGAAGGTTTTAGAAGGAAAACTTAACACCACAAAAGGCGTTCCGTTCTGATTCTTTAGCGCAAGGGACCGATTATGTTCTAAGAAAACTTCAACGGACTTGCTATGTTTTATGATCATAAACTTATGGTCACATActacgtatgtatgtttgtatattgtacataaatattatgtatctttatttgcagcaatattgttataactaaaaaatagaaaaattttcttttgcccACAACTTGAGATTATTATTAGTTAGAATTATCATTCTTATTATACAAACTTACAAATATCAACTGTAAACTTTTATacttctatatttttttaaaaaaaattatgaaaaaaattactaaaaatcgggtcaaaaattttcaaatattttccatCACTAATGAAGTAGGATGCTTACGAAAAACCACTATATCTTAAAATTTCGacgtatagaaaaaaataaaaattgttaataaccaACCGGACATAACGCTtcccaaaaatatatgtttcacaaaatatattaatttataaactagtGTAATTTAGTGTTTATTTCACTAGGctgtaaaaacaaacattttaactatttttgaaatatttatttattttagttaaacattttaaatatcacTATTATTAAGTGAggcttatatttttcaattcatcacttaacttaaataaaaggagtgaaaaattttgtactatcactaataatacattttttgtgaTTATATAAAGCTACAAGGAAATTTCATTGCATTTGAACAATATTTGTAAAAGGTACAAATAAAGTATCAATAATACAACTTATACCCACTTTCTAAATTGAATTTctcaaatttatgtaaattgtttaatactttttgtataatttcagAAATTGATGTTGAAGGTTTGagtcctataaaacttttactacgaaaaattcccctttaataatgtttttgaaaaatacattttttgattCATTACGAaaaagatatttattaaaaattacatattttccaaattttgtaaaagtacTAAAATGTACGATATGAACCAATTATTATCGATTTTGCCCATTTAGTTCGATTTCTTTTTTCCCGTTTTTTGCCTTTAGGGTGGgctttataaatttacatacacacagaaaaaaatattcagtaattttttttcaataaagacgttaatcagcattaaattttaatttaattatatttttaattaatgtgattattttttttgctttttgaatttttaaaatttttaatattttgacatttgtaaaaataaaataaaaaacagtttaaaactttttcataaaagattttttcattattttataaaaaatgttgttatttcaattcaaacacAAAATGGACGGGAATTTACTCATCTCTGTTATGTGGACCTGCAAAAGATttctcattcaaaaatatgtgtacgcAATTTAATATAGTGTCTTTTAGACGCACTATATCCCTAATGCATATAAAAAAAGCAGTGGACTTAACACAAGGTAAGCTTTGAGCAGGATTTTTCAACGTGtttctaagttttcttttgttgtctcTTTTTAGATCATTATTTCGTGGCGCATGACCCCGGTGGATGCTAggagtttttataagttatgaagtatatatacatacatacatacatacatacatacatacatacatacatacatacatacatacatacatacatgcatatatacatatatacagttttttgtatgttcaataaaaacaatttacataaatctttaattggaatattattttttagtcgatatttaaaattacaataatttaatcGAATTCATTAAAGACGTATTTGAAATATGCCACTAGTTCtaattaaacgaattaattacaataatattaaacgattaaacgaattaattacaataatactgttttaattgaaatttttgccacGTTTTTTCCAATTAACTTTTTTGATTTCCTGTTAATCAATAGTATCATTTTGATGATTAGagcaaaatcaaaactttttttattaatatgagcaatttcataattgaaattcatttttaattttttttgtatgcatACAGTCATAGTCAATATCTCTTTATACACTAGCATTACCCAGTGTACtatgctaccctaaaagcagtataaataaaatctcacttaacgattttaaagattctaactacaatagttttccataTTGACAATTTGTTACATATTAGAGATCtatctattttatttgttatttaatttatttatgttgtgcAGAGTTCTcagatatataatttttctatttaatccATCTGGGGGCTTCAATCTTCCCATATGAAAGCCCGAACATTTCCCTACAAATGTTTCAgaataatattgaagtaattttaAACTTTG of the Lucilia cuprina isolate Lc7/37 chromosome 2, ASM2204524v1, whole genome shotgun sequence genome contains:
- the LOC124420415 gene encoding uncharacterized protein LOC124420415 encodes the protein MFEMYKELYPMDNITYRSYLRTFNTKFKLGFGLPRSDTCKTCDELFTKMINSNNEVEMNAISNELGKHQETAEVAYATLKADVNMATGRNTLVVLCVDLQQVILTPNLTHSDVYYQRQYSNYNFCIHNMGENIGNMFLWHEHIGKRGSAEIASCILKYITSNFKPLEAGEIKKLILWSDRCVEQNNNWTILSVCYYLIKLNYFTEVNQKFLTSGHSFLPCDRDFALIEKKKRISKLYTPEDVINMIKTAKTENPFKICEMKLEDFKNFMEITELIKINSECKITKARWIQLTLDDPNTLRLRSSHELSESWSNYSIANGKVDSGRNNIPNLDNLLPSREKNIDICENKKKDLLTMVKYLPNYAKQFYEDICK